A genomic window from Labrus bergylta chromosome 7, fLabBer1.1, whole genome shotgun sequence includes:
- the pdcd2l gene encoding programmed cell death protein 2-like, with the protein MASRPEEVTLIGVCDGQLDSKRYQSSYLTNKVGGPPDWLPGISLQSTRCGRCGAPLAHVVQVYCPLEASPYHRNLHLFACPGVECSGRSDSWRVLRSQCLEAESAGTASRPDPAQEAPLAATDWCDTADDWGMEDEEDWGGGMKKEIHKEAAAAPEAQAACETDVSSQLQDLSLGERQEDVPVLRSFFISVVEESDLFGEEDDLRHAQRLLREYERREGVAVGELDGGEGKGGEEKYEKTKARHGDAVFSRFMKKISLCPQQIMRYCRGGKPLFISEPPSNMAQVVSACGCCGGSRTFELQLMPALVSLLQRGDSGVEAELEFGTVLVYTCTNSCWTTGSKSAMEEICFVQTDPDQQLFK; encoded by the exons ATGGCTTCACGCCCTGAGGAGGTTACTTTGATCGGTGTGTGTGATGGACAGCTGGACTCTAAAAGATACCAGTCCTCATACCTGACCAACAAGGTCGGGGGTCCGCCGGACTGGTTACCGGGCATCTCTCTACAGTCTACCCGCTGTGGTCGCTGCGGAGCCCCGTTGGCTCATGTGGTGCAGGTGTACTGCCCCCTGGAGGCCTCCCCCTACCACAGAAACCTCCACCTGTTTGCGTGCCCAGGTGTGGAGTGCAGCGGCAGGTCAGACAGTTGGAGGGTCCTCCGCTCTCAGTGTCTGGAGGCGGAGTCAGCGGGCACAGCCAGCCGGCCCGACCCGGCTCAGGAGGCTCCTCTGGCGGCCACTGACTGGTGTGACACCGCTGATGACTGGGGgatggaggatgaagaagacTGGGGAGGAGGTATGAAAAAGGAGATCCACaaggaggcagcagcagctcctgagGCACAGG CTGCCTGTGAGACTGACGTCAGCTCCCAGCTTCAGGACCTCAGTTTGGGAGAGCGTCAGGAGGATGTTCCCGTCCTCCGCTCGTTCTTCATCAGTGTGGTGGAGGAGTCCGATCTGTTCGGAGAGGAGGACGACCTACGGCATGCTCAGCGGCTGCTCAGAGAGTacgagaggagagaaggggTGGCGGTGGGAGAGCTGGACGGCGGCGAGGGCAAAGGCGGCGAGGAGAAGTATGAGAAGACGAAAGCCCGACACGGAGACGCTGTCTTCTCCAGGTTCATGAAGAAGATCTCTCTGTGTCCGCAGCAGATAATGCGTTACTGTCGAGGAGGCAAACCGCTCTTCATCTCCGAGCCGCCGTCCAACATGGCGCAGGTGGTGTCGGCGTGCGGCTGCTGTGGAGGATCACGGACGTTTGAGCTACAGCTGATGCCGGCTCTGGTCAGTCTGCTGCAGAGGGGGGACAGCGGCGTGGAGGCGGAGCTGGAGTTTGGGACGGTGCTGGTTTACACCTGcacaaacagctgctggacGACTGGATCGAAATCAGCTATGGAGGAGATCTGCTTCGTTCAGACGGACCCCGACCAGCAGCTCTTTAAATAA